CGAGCCTGACCACGGTGATGATCGCGGTCGGTGTGGTCTCGGTACCGGTCTTCGCCCGGCTGCTGCGCGGCTCGATGATCGCCCAGTCGAACACCGACTACGTGCTCGCCGCGACCTCGCTCGGGGTACGCCGATCCAAGATCGCGCTGAGCCACGTGCTGCCGAACTCCCTCGCGCCGGTCATCGTGCAGGCGACGCTCACCCTGGCCACCGCGATCATCGAGGCGGCCGCGCTCTCCTTCCTCGGGCTGGGCAACCCCGACTCGGCGGTGCCGGAGTGGGGCGTGATGCTCGCCGACGCGCAGCCGTACCTGGGCATCCGTCCGGCGCTGGCGATCTATCCGGCGGTGGCGATCATCATCACCGCGCTGGGCTTCACCCTGCTCGGTGAGGCGATGCGTGAGGCCCTCGACCCGAAGCTGCGGAAGTGATCTGTCATGGCACTGCTTGATGTGGAGGATCTCTCCGTAACGTTCCGCCAGCGCGGGAAGCGTACGGTGCGCGCGGTCGACGGCGTCTCGTTCTCGGTGGACGCGGGCGAGGTCGTCGGCCTGGTCGGCGAGTCCGGCTGCGGCAAGAGCGTGACCTCGTTGGCCCTGATGGGGCTGCTGCCCCGGCAACCCGGTATCACGGTGGAGGGTAAGGCCGACTTCGACGGAACCGATCTGCTCCGGGTCGACCGGCGGGCGATGCGGGACATCCGGGGTCGCGACGTCGCCATGATCTTCCAGGATCCGCTCTCCTCACTGAACCCGGTGATCCCGATCGGCCGGCAGGTGACCGAGGTGCTGTCCCGGCACCGTGGACTCCGCGGGGAAGCGGCCCGTAAAGAGGCCGCCGACCTGCTGGAGCGGGTCGGCATCCCGGACCCGGTCCGCCGGCTGAAGGAGTATCCGCACCAGCTCTCCGGCGGGATGCGCCAGCGGGCGCTGATCGCCATCGCGGTGGCCTGCCAGCCCCGACTGCTGATCGCCGACGAACCCACCACGGCGCTCGACGTGACCATCCAGGCCCAGATCCTGGAACTGCTCAAGGACCTGGTACGCGACTCCGGTACCGCCCTCGTCATGATCACTCACGATCTGGGTGTGGTCGCCGGGATGTGCGACACGGTCAACGTGCTCTACGCCGGCCGGGTGGTGGAGACGGCTCGCCGCCGTCCGCTCTTTGCCGAGCCTCGGCACCCGTACACGGTGGGTCTGCTCGGCTCGATCCCGCGCCTGGACGCGGGGCGTGGTGACAAGCTGTCCCCGATCCCCGGCTCGGTCCGCGACGTGCTGCCCTGGGCGGACGGGTGCGCGTTCGCGCCCCGCTGCGATCGTCAGGTGGAGGCGTGCGTCGGCGAGCCTCCGCAGCTCGTGCTGACTCACACCGACCGCACCTACCGGTGCGTCAACCCGGTCCCGCCGCCCGGATCGGCACCAGCGGACGCCGAACCGGCAGCCGTCGCCGAGCCGGACTCGGTTCCCGATCCGGTGGCAGAGGCCAGTCCGGTGGCAGACGCCGATCCGGTGGCGGAGGCCGGTCCGGAATCGGCTTCCGGGCCGGCGGCCGAGGAGAAGCGATCGTCGGTGCCCGCGCCGCGCGAGGAGGGGTCGGCATGACCGACGGCAACGTGTCCGCTCCGAGCGAGCGCGGCGAGAACCTGGTCGAGGTCCGCGACCTGAAGGTGCACTTCCCGATCAGCCGAGGGGTGATCTTCGACCGGGTCGTCGGGCACGTCAAGGCGGTGGACGGGGTCGACCTGAGCATCCCGCGCGGCAAGACGTACGGGCTGGTGGGCGAGTCCGGATGCGGCAAGTCGACGCTCGGCCGGGCGCTACTCCAGTTGACCCCGCCG
The nucleotide sequence above comes from Plantactinospora soyae. Encoded proteins:
- a CDS encoding ABC transporter ATP-binding protein gives rise to the protein MALLDVEDLSVTFRQRGKRTVRAVDGVSFSVDAGEVVGLVGESGCGKSVTSLALMGLLPRQPGITVEGKADFDGTDLLRVDRRAMRDIRGRDVAMIFQDPLSSLNPVIPIGRQVTEVLSRHRGLRGEAARKEAADLLERVGIPDPVRRLKEYPHQLSGGMRQRALIAIAVACQPRLLIADEPTTALDVTIQAQILELLKDLVRDSGTALVMITHDLGVVAGMCDTVNVLYAGRVVETARRRPLFAEPRHPYTVGLLGSIPRLDAGRGDKLSPIPGSVRDVLPWADGCAFAPRCDRQVEACVGEPPQLVLTHTDRTYRCVNPVPPPGSAPADAEPAAVAEPDSVPDPVAEASPVADADPVAEAGPESASGPAAEEKRSSVPAPREEGSA